Sequence from the Cucumis sativus cultivar 9930 chromosome 1, Cucumber_9930_V3, whole genome shotgun sequence genome:
AAgatgtttgattttcttttgattaatGTGTTCTCTGTAATCATTGGCGTTTAGCCTTAGCTTATTTTGAGAATTATATAagaagtttgtttaatttatggTTTGTTGTGTTAGTCCGTTGCATAAGTTTTAATGGACTCAAAGTTATTTAGCATTCCAAAAAAGTTCAGTAGTCAGGGTCAACTGGTGTTGTTCAGAAGGAAAACGATGTTGATTGACTTCACACCGTCTCTCAGATCATGAGTAAGTGATCCAAAAGAAGTGTGACAAAAACGGTTGATTAAATTTGGCTACGATTGATCACTGAAAATGGTTGGCAAAAGTAACCGACAATAGTCGTCGAAAAAAGGTCGACCAAAAGTTGGCTGACAACGGTTTTCGAATAAGGATCGATAAAAGTTGGCTAACCACGGTTTGTCGAAAAGCAAAACAAAGGTGGTCAGTGACAATGTTGTAAATGATGGTCGGAGGTTGATGGTAGTAGCAGGTGGAGGTTAATTGACATCGACCATTGAGAAACGATTTTCAAAAGTTAGTCTACAACGATTATTGGAAAATGGTAGTCAAAAGATTGTCAATATCGATTACTAAAAATAGTTGTCGGAGGTTGGTTGGTAGTGATTTAGAGAAAAATGGTACAAGAAAATTGACCAtcattgtcaataaaaaacaGTTTCCAGAAAAACGTTCTTTGAAAGTTGATTGATGATGGTTATCAGAGGTCGACCGACAACGATTGtaaaaaaagcaataaatgAAAGTTGATTGTCATTGATCGATCAAAAACAGCATCCAGAAAAACGGTTACCAAAAGTTTGTTGCCAATGATTAATGGTGGTCAATAGTTGTTTTATGATAGTCATTTCTAACACGTATATGAAATTTGGCTGGTTAATTACAATTGACAAAAAGCGTGTGTGGGAGGTTAGTTGAAAGCtattgtaagaaaaataattaataaacaaaagttgGTTGTCAATGATTATGTAGAAAATAATGGTCGAAAGTTCACAGACGATGGTCGTTGGAGACGATAGTCTAATGTAGGTCGACGACAGTTGACGAAGACGATTGTCAAAAGTTGGTTGGCGAGGATAGCCGAAGGTATTGGTCGGAGTGTTTTGTACAAATTAGAGAGATTAATCATTTAACATACAAAATTACATACGCTTGATGCACgtgatatgtttgatacacatGATGTACTGCAGATACACTTAGTATTATTCACCGATACACTCGATTGATTAAATACACTTAATATACTTAAAGTCttacttatacacttgatacactattgatatacacttgtaaacttgattgaaattcttgataatgattcactttactaGTATTCTAATAtcctttaataatatattattgatatacttgataatgatacactgagttatatcctttatatacttaataatacaataatgAACTACATAATactaaacaaaatcatttgaaatcagattcaactcaaaatacacatcgaacaaagtagagaaaaaatcaaattattttgatcAACAACCATTACATTTCATATTACAATTAATGTACCATTGATatcctaaaatcaaaattaagacaaaaataacaaatttcaactttgtttaaattatagaatctaaatttaaaattagggGAGTCTCAAGTATAGGAAAATGAAGCAAGCAAATTCTAGATTGGGTTTATTccattataataatttgtatttataattgaagataaatataattattgaaattatgaaagatattatttatatcaaaaCACAAGAAGGGatatagattttataaaagtgTGAAAATGAGCAAATACATTTGCACCGTTTTGAGTCTGTTCTTGAAGCAGTCATGATGTGCGATGTGCTTCACTTTGGATATAAACAACAGCATATCTgcataaataaacaaatattgatttcaACAAAGATGTGATTGATATAGAAAAACAGTTATGAATGGagaccaaataattaacaaacatgacctaaattaatagaaacttgagaaagaaacaagaacaaaGAGGAGGGTACCTTGGAACCAAATGAAGTGGATCCATGACTTGAACTTTTACCAACAGTTGTTTGAGTAATTGGCTGCTTCGTTTGATTCATCAATGCCGGAACACTCTGAGTATCATTAGAACCTCCAACTTGCTTCTCTATCTTCACTTTATTGAATATCGCCGTATATCCATCTCCCGATTTCGGATCCCTCACATCCCAGCTTCCAAATTTCGGCACCGACGCCATCATTTCCCCCTCATTATTCCGCCGCACCCTAGGGTTCCGATTACCCTTTCCGTCCACCGTCGCCGGAGAAAATCTACTCATTCCTTCCGCTCCAttgctatttttcttcttcctcccacTCTGTTTCGCTTTCAGAAGCGCGTAATCCGAATCGCTTCTCTCACTGCTTAATTTCTCCGACCCGGAGTTCACAATCTCTCGCCGCTGGTGGGAGTCGTCGCCATCGTGATAACGGTGGTGGTTGGCTGGGCTTGAATTTTGGTTTGCGACGGCGGTCGGCGGGTAGGTGTCGGGATCGTTGGGATCGAAGGTGATGCCGGCGGCTTGGAGTTCACGGGCGTTTTCGAAATAGATGGTGTACGGTACGTCATCGGAATCCCAATTACCGAATTTGGGAACGTGAGATGACGACTTTGGCCCCTGCCCattacattaaattaattgaagacTAATACAAACTTACTTCTAACTAATAATTCCACACGACCACGATATCATTTAATAGTTGGGTTTTATTTGTGCTTTTGTGTTGAtggataaaaagaaaaaaaaagcaacaaagaagaagaagaaaacactcACTGCCATGAGCTGTGGCAGCTCCGTGGTTGCTGCAACGCGATGACGGGAACGGCGGAGTATGCAAGAGTTCGTattgttagaagaaaaaaagatggagGAGTAATGAGGTTGGAAGTTTTGTTCTTGATCAGTCAATTATAGTTCgatagtttctaagtttgttTTCGATGTGTTTAGTGTGTTTTGGCTTTTACTTTGTTTCTATTGTGGGTAATCTTCTGTTTGTTTgcttcaagtttttttttgaagaGATTATTATTTGAGTCATCTAATCGTAGCCTTCAAGATGTAAAGAAATAGTTCAAAAAGTTACTATAATATGCctgtaactttttttctctcattctgAAATGCAAAAAACCCAGTGATTTCTACCCCAATCAGTCTTTGTAATGTGTTTTACAACATCATTTCCAAAATTGTGACAAACTTTGCTTAAAAGAATCCTTGATGTGATCCTATCTCCCATTGATCA
This genomic interval carries:
- the LOC105436357 gene encoding RPM1-interacting protein 4; this encodes MAGPKSSSHVPKFGNWDSDDVPYTIYFENARELQAAGITFDPNDPDTYPPTAVANQNSSPANHHRYHDGDDSHQRREIVNSGSEKLSSERSDSDYALLKAKQSGRKKKNSNGAEGMSRFSPATVDGKGNRNPRVRRNNEGEMMASVPKFGSWDVRDPKSGDGYTAIFNKVKIEKQVGGSNDTQSVPALMNQTKQPITQTTVGKSSSHGSTSFGSKICCCLYPK